In Dromaius novaehollandiae isolate bDroNov1 chromosome 13, bDroNov1.hap1, whole genome shotgun sequence, the genomic window TAATACCCAGGAGATAAACACTGGAACTTCTCTGCAGGAACAGAGGGAAGGGGAACTTTTTCCTCCATTAAATGCTGCACTGGAGAGTCATAATTTGATGTTGCTGGGACACTTTGCTGTCTGAAGAATTTATCTCCAACGCTGAATTCTTCCTCAGCTGGCCTTCTGATATCCACAGAGATAGACCGGTAAAGGTTCGTAGAAGGTATGGTACGTGTTGGGGTCTGACTCGGATTCTCAGGGAGCCCGCTAGAAACATTTGCATATCTGTCAAAGAAGGATGGAGAACACGCGTTCATGGACATCGTGGATATGGGCAGCGAGTGCTGCGAATCCGCACATTCGAACATCAGATCCGTGTAGTCTTCGTTGCTGCACGAAGGAGTCCTTGGTGTCTGCATCACCTCTTCGTAGCTTGGACAAGATACCACGGACGCTGGGGTCGGAACGCCTGTCGGCCTGTTCTGGTCCGGCCGGGGAGACGCGGGAAGGATTTCCTTCAGCTGAGGGCCAGTTATCCAGTCTTTAGAATCGGTCCCAACAGCAGGCTGTGCCTTGTTGTCCGGTGACAGTATAGGAGTCAGTGGACCTAATTCTTTAAGCTTCTTGTCCTTAAGCTGTGTATCCAGCGTTAACGGCTTCTTTGTCGCCAGATCCAGGCTCCTCTTGCGCACCTCTTCAGCACTTTTAATTTTGTCCTTTAATTTGGGGTCTCCGGATCTGTGTCGCATTTTCTCCATTTGCTTCATTCTCTCTTTGTGCCTTTTGTGGCGTTCTTCAATTTCCAGGTCCTTCTGACTCAACATCCTCTCAAAGCTGGTCATCATCAGATCACCATCTCCCAGAAGTTTCTCCCTTGGCCTGGTATCTTTCTTGCCAGTATCTTTGGAAAGGgttattttttcatttccattgctTATTTTTATTGACTCTGTTTTGTCTTTCTCTTGGTTCTCCTTGAGTTTCTCCTTCAGCTTGGTTTCGCCAAATTTGAGGTTTTCCTCCTTTGATTTATCTTTAAAGGTGGTAACTTGAGGACTGTCCTTGTCTTTAACTGTTGACTTTGGCTCATCTTTGTGATGTTTAAAGAAACCATCTGCATGTTTGTCTctatgcttttccttttcttccttccatttttccttgtgtttatctcgcttctttttctctttcactgtgcTGATGGCGCTGGAACcataactcttttctttttctgccttctttgaCAGCTCTctttcagaatcatttttatctttcttttcagaaaataagtaATCAATGCTTTTTTCTGGTTCTTCATCAGGCTCTGCCTTCATGTTGTAGGAAGTGCTAAAAGCCTCCCCGTCCACAGAGAAATCCTTTTCGTAATGAGTGGAATCTTTTCTGCTACTGGAGTCtttaaaatcttctgttttttctttcttctctgtcttctccttctttgctttttctttctcgtGACTTTTCTTCGATGAAGATGAGGAATGTCGGTGTCTCTCCTTCTCCTTGAGTTTGTCCTGCAAGCAGGGCAAAGGGAGAGAATCTTTAAATTTTTCTTCAGAGGCATCAGTAAGAGAGAGATTAGAAGACTCAAAGAGGCTGGTCAGTCCTGGATCCTGTCCTCTATCTGTGAAGCTATCAGAAGAGATTTCACTGATTTTATCATTGGAGTCATCTCTGTAGTCATTCAGAGCCTCCTCCTCCAATTTTTCCAGCAGGCTCTTCTCTGACTCTCCTCCTTTTGAAGACTTTTTCTCTTTGGAATGCTCTTTATCCATCTTTTCCTTATGCTTGTTTTTCACCTTATCGTCATTGGcatgtttcttttcagctttttcagggagcttttgcttgtttttcttttcctgagtggAGTCTATGGATGTTCTGTCTTTCCTGTCTTTGTACTTCTCCGTAgaatctttcttctctttgtgtttttcaaaggaattcttctcctttttctcttttccgcCTTCCGATGTTcctttgtcctttttcttctccttagaatccttctctttctgcttttctcctgaatGCTGCCTGTCCGAGGAGTACTTGCGGTGTTTGTCGGTGTAGAGTTCCTTTTCAGCAGCTGCACCATCATCCTTCTCCTGCAGACTGTCGAGCCGATGCATTTCGCTCCCAACAGCTTCACTGACTTTGAACCCCGTTAAGCTGTAATCATCCCTCTCATCTTCACTTTCATCTGTGAAGATGTCTGCGATGCTGTACCagcttttctctttgcctttcttctcctcctttttctcggAGAAGTCATCTCTAtctgcagagaagtttttctctttcttttctttaacctgGTCAAAAGAACTCTTCCTTTCTTTGTCTTTGTTGTGCAGGTCTTTGTATTTCTCTTtcgtttcttttttctctttgaaacttTTATCTAGTTCTTTGTCTTTCAGGTTTTTCTCCGGAGcgactttttcatttttctccttgtctCCCTCTTTggatttttccttgtatttttctggcttcgctttttcttttttttccttatcaggagcgtctttcttctccttctccttcccagaaTGGTGCCTATCCCAACTCTCCAGACTTTTGCCACTGAATTCAGGGTCAGACTTATCCTTGAAGAATGTTTCACAACCATAGTCTTTAAATTCATCTCGATAGGGCTCTTCCTGCTTACTTTTAACATCTTTTCGATCTTTAGAGCCATCAGAGGAATCTTTTCTATCTTTGTTGGTTTCacctgtatctttttcttttctctctttgacGCTTTCTGCAGAATCCTTCCTTTTCTTGTCCTTTTCAGGCAAATAACTAGGAGTAACTTTGTGTCTTTCAGTTTGGTCCTTTTTCTTCTCAGAGTTTTTGTCCACatagtctctctctttcttttttaagaaagtgTCCTTTTCATTACGTTTTTCATtgtattctttcttctctttcgttttgttttcttttttcttgtctttaattTCCTCTTTCACGGGTTCTATGATTAGTTTTGCCACAGTGTCATTTTTAATCTCCCTGAAATCTGTTACTGGAGAATCCCAGCTATCTTCACCCTTGAAATCGAAGGAAGAATCAGATGACAAGTCTGAAAACCATCTCTCTTGCTGATCATCCGAGAGGCTGAACTTTGTGTCCTCGCTTTCGGCAAATTGGCCTTTGTTATTAAACTCATCAAACCCAGACTCTTCCCtgtaaactttttctttcttgcatttttctttctcttctttgaaggatttttctttctctagtttAGCAATTTTCTCCTCCTTCAGATCATTCTTCTTTTCAGATTTTGATTGTTTGTCCTTtgacttcttctttctttcttccttgtgtATTCTGGGCTTCTCCTCTTTGGGAGACTTCTCCTTTACAGGCTTCTCTTTTTCTGATTTACTTAATCCTTCTCTGAAGGATTTGCTCGTGTCTTTACTACCATCTTTGAGTTTTCTTAATGATTTCTCCTCTTTCGAGGATTTTCCAGTCTCATCTTTGAACAGCCATTCCTTCTCCTCCATTTTACCTTTGGggagcttttcttccttcttacaGTGTTCTCGCTCATGCTTTAACACCTTCAATTTATTTTCGACTGGATTTTCTGTCTCTACTATCAAGCCTTTCTCAGGCTTTTGTTTAGAGTCCTCAAActcaaaagaaaaagttttgattattttaatgTCTTGGCTGATGGGACACTGccccttttccttgtttttatgtttgtgttttgttttatgctttttaacAACCTTCCCCTCCTTGTCCAGCTTTGGAATTGCTCCATCCACATTGGAATGGAATGAATTCTTTTTCTCAGAAACGGTGTTgtgtgggttgtttttctttttgtgctctGGTTTCTTCCTGACCGGCTTTAGTGACTCTAAGCTCGACTCCTCGGACGAGTAGTCTGACTCGCTTGTCAGTCTCGTCCTCGTGGAGTCCGATAAGGAACTGACATCTGACCAAGCTGGAGAAGATATGGTTTTCCAATTGTCCGTCCTCCAGTGCTTGGAGTGCTGTTCTGTAAGATTAGGATTATGTTTTTGGGATGCTAAACTCCCATGAGAAGAGGTCGATGAGGCAGACAGAGAGTTAAACAAGGAGGATTCCTTTAGCACTAGCCTGGAGTCCTTTACACAGCTAGAGCTCTGAAGAGAGTCTCTATCATCCTCCTCACTCTCCACGTTTTCACTCTCTGATTCAGAGGAAcaaaatttgtcattttttttgccAAACCGAACCTCTTTGCTTTTAGTCTCCTTCTTCCGCTTcttttttactttgcttttctccttctgtgGCTTTGTGCTGGCGGGCTCTCGGATCTTGCTGCTGGGCAATATCGAGTGAGTCGAAAGTCGCAGCTTCTCCCCAGTCCCCACAGCAACGCTAGTCTCCTCCTCGTCCGAGCTGTCCGACAGGATGCGGTGGGCAGCTTTCTTTGGTGTAATCGTGTTATTTTTAGTATAAGTTTTCACTTCCATTTTGGGTATGGAAATGAAACTGTTTGCTTTAGTCTCTTTTCTGTAATCCTTTTTCAGCAAATGTTTGTCATCGACTGGCGGTACCCGGTCCTGTTCATCGTCCTCATCAAACTCATACTCATCCTTCACCGGGGTGATGGTCTTGGGGGGTTCCTGGGCCTTGGGCTTGTGCTTCAAACCCTTCTCAAACTCTGAGTCTGTGTTATTGCCATCAACAGAGCTGGAGGGAGCGAAGGAAGGGGCGTCCTCCTCTTCTGAGGtctctgcagagagaagaggaCAATGCATTAGGCCTCCGCGGGGCCCTGGGAAGGGAACATCATCACAGCCTGCTGCAGAGACCTCGAACCCTCGGGAACAGCCCTGCCGCCCCTCTGCCTCACCCAGCCTTTGCTAAGTACGCAGctaaaagctgaaaatacaaGTTGGAAGATCTTTCAGAAAGGAATAGCTGTTCAGTATCGAGCCTGTGAGGGATGTTCTTGAAAACAACCTCCAGGGTATATCGAGAGAAAAAATTGTTAACGGGGTTATGACCACGCAAACAGAGTGGCAGGCCAAGACTCCCCATAAGGCTTGAACGTTTTCTCCAGTTAGAACTACTCAAAAGCTGCAACCTTTCCCATGCAGCACAGCCACGGTGGTGGCACTCGCGGGGCAGGCTCTGTCTGTGCACCCTACTAAACCCTAGCCCAGGAGCACAGCCTGAGAACGCCAGCGCTGGTACAGCAGAGCTCCTTGTCTCCCTAGCTGGGAAGGGATGGAAATACACAACATGTGCACTCAAACTTCTTCCCTTCTATGAACAAGCTGGAATATTACTGACATTTTAAAGGTAAGACATCCATTTACCTGCAATTGGCTTCCAATCCTACATCTCGATTGCACCAGGCAAGTGATCTCAACGTAGGCTTCCAGGGCAAACAGCTAGAGCTCCCGGAGCTAAAGGCTGGTAGTTATGTTGTCTGAATTTGAGAGTTACAGCTACAGATGGACTCCTGACCGTGACAGCAGCGTGCAGATATTCTGACAACAGTCTAACTTCACTGTCCTCTTAACGTATCTGTATTAACAGACAGCTGCAGGCCACAAACATCACTCCCATGTTCACATAAAGGTCAATCTCACCTGTTGAGCTCTCTTCACTAGAGGGATACGTGGTCTTTCCCAGGAGTAGATTCACCATGGTGGGGGAATTAGCTACTTTTAAAGGTGTCTCTCCCTTCCTGTTGCTTTGATGAGGATTCCCTCCATAATGTAACAACAATTTCACCACCTGCAAACAGAAAATGAGACTTGAAGATGCTCACAAAGATGTTTCAGCTCCAGGCTTTTTGCAGAGCTTTCAGATATGCAAGAAAAAGCGGGGTGTCCTCAGGCTACAGAGCAGCCGCTCCTCAGGACACAGGACAGGCCTTAGGACAGTAAGAGTCACTGAtaagaaaggagacaaaaaatgACAACATGGATTAATCTGggcaggaaagaagggaaaagaactAGATGCAAAGCTATGCTGCCTCTCTTCCCTGCCCCAGAGGAAAAATGACTTATTCTCCTGGAAAGGGGAACagcaagcaaaatatttaacAGCACTGGGGCAGGGAAATTCTCATTAAAAGCCAGCCATGAAATCCAGCAAAAACCAACCTTGAAGTGCCCGTTATTCGCTGCATCGTGCAGCGGGGTGTCGTCGTCCAACCCCTTTGTGTTGACTTCGGCGCCTGCAGCAAGCAACTGCTTTGCAACGTCATAGTAACCCCGGTTGCACGCCTCGTGCAATGCTGTCCAGCCTGCAAGCAAACAGACGCTCGTAACATGGACATCATCTCTACGGAAAAAATTAAAGACAGTGAAAAATATCCTCCATCCACAGAAGCTAGAGCTGCCAACGTGTCTGGGTGCCCGTGGCCCTGGTGGCCAGCGTGACTGTCCCCAACCAGCTCCACGTGGCGCAGCAGGGTCCACGCGACAAAGACTCTGCACAAGagacctgcagctctgcctggcagccCCAGACGCGCTGGGTGAGTCCATCCCACTCTTCCCTTTGCTGGTGCAACGTGCCACAGACAAACCATCTGCGAGAATCGAGGCAGCTCTGGGAAATCGAACGGCAAAGTTTTGTGTATGAAATTAAGAGAACCGCTATTGGAAGTCGGATCTCAGACCCGATCCCCTCTCCTACTGCTCCGAACGAGGAGCGCTGCTGCTGGAGTCAGAAAGGAGCTCTGAACTACAGACGTTCCTCCGAAACCTCCCACACACAGACCGAACAAATATTTTCGGCACGCTTTCCAAAGCAAGCAGCTCTGCCACCGCAAACAGGCCCCGATTTCAGAGAGAAGCCAAACAGCAGATCTCCACAGTAACAGCGGCTCTCCTTCTCAAACAAACCTCTGCAGAATACAGAATGAAACGCTTTATCACGTTCAAACAGACTATTTTTAAGCAGAAGCTGTTTTGAAGTTTCCCAGCAAATGTGTACGGCTCCCTGAGCATTTTGCTGATAGCGTCGTGGGAGCTCGCTCGCTTACCTTCACTTGGAGCACTAAAAAGGGGCACCTGTGACCAAAATTAATCACAACCGATACTTCAGTCTAGCACCGATATTAATCATACAGGCGGAGGAACACGCAAGTCCTATTTATAGCCAAAGAATCGTGCTAAGAGAGCAGCAAAGAGCAGAGTCAAGCTCTCGGAGGTGCCAGGAGAAAGGCCGCCTCACGCTAACTCAGCCCCCTCGCAGGTTTGGGAGCGCCGGAGCGGCACGCTTCATCCCACGACTGCCATTTCGCTGCGAGACCGTTCCCCTCCCAGGGCTCGGCCGAGCGGGCCGCCCGcagcctgccttcctccccccgctccgcacgcggcccccggctcggcccccccaaaatccccccccgCCCGGAGCAAGAGCTTCGCAGCCCGGCTAGGCGGAGGAGACGGAGGTGCTATCGCGTCTGGGCGAGGAGCAGGGGGTTGGAGAGAAAGCCCCGAGCGCTTTCCGACGTGGATTTGCTGCTGGAGCAGCGCGGAGGCTGATCTCCCCGGAGCGCGGTGCTCTGCGTGCCGAGCGCGGCTCCCCTTCGGCCACACGCTCACGTCTGCGCTTAAAAAACAACACCCAGAGCGCCGCAGCTAGTCACCACTCAGCTTCGGAGCCGTGATTCTACAAACctgatgtttttaatatttttgtgcatACCATTTCTCATGTTTCAAGTAAAACGGGAGCTAAACCAGCCCCCTCCCTTTGCAAATCCTCCCCCAGACTCCCAAGACGACACCCACGTGGGAGGGGAGAAGCAGACAGACGAGCGGGTCCTCGCCATGGGCACGGAGCCGGGACAGCCCAGGGAAGTGCTCCGGAGCGAGGCCGGCTCGGCTGCTCCTCCCGAACGGGAGCACGCACGGTACCGCACGACAGCCAGAGAATTTGGCTGCCAAACTCTTAACGTGGGAACTGATATTTTCAAGGATTTATTACTTTGACAAATCtctagaagttttttttttaaagcatagcaactttttccccccaaaaggggCAAAATTATTTCTGGTTAGTCCCCTCTTTATAAATAGCAAACCTGTGCTATAAAGAAGCTATTCTCTCTGGCAGGAGCCGTTCTTGGAGCGGGAACGCTCAGCCGGACGGGGAAGCGCGCAGGCCGCGGGCTGGCTCCACGGCAGCGACCGCCGCACCACGCCGTGCCGCCCGGGGCTGCTCACCTGCAAAGTCTTTCACGTTGACGTCCGCCCCCTCGATGATGAGCTCCTTGATGCGCCGGGCATCTCCTCGGATGGCAGCGCGGTGCAGCCGAGTCTCTCCCCGCTCGTTTCTCTTATTTACTTTATCTTTGGTTTTGGAGGCAGAGTTAGGAGTTCCCTTCTGACAAACGGCAGACTGAGAGGGATGCTTTGGTGTTGTGTCAACTGCGGGGAGGAGAGAAGCGTAGTGAGGAACCGCAACTCAAGGGGAGACCGAAGCCCTTAGAGGGAGCTGTTGCAATATGTTTAACCTTGCCTCTCGACTGAACCGTTCACCACGAGGCACCGAGAGGCAACCGAACCTCGGCAGTCGACGCGAAGACAGAGGAAAGCCTGTGTGCATAACACAGATATTAACTGCAGGCTGCCAAAGCCCACTGGAGAGAACTGCAGTCCTTGAAAAGGCTGCAGGCAATAATCCCATGATTTAGGAGCAGACAACGCATCGCCTCACCCTAAAACCTCATCTCCTAAGGGAAGTGGCCTTTTACCAGGAACACGGGAGGCCCGAGCGCCCGGGGGGAGAGTGCACGTTTCCCGGGAGAGCAGCTGAAGGCTCGGAGCCGGCACAGCCCCCCCAGCTAACAGGGACAGAAGCTGCTAGATTTGTGTTAAAGACAACAAAACAGGTGACTAAAAGCTGCAATGTTTGTGCATAAGATGCAGACACAAATATACGGATAGCGCAATGCATCTAAACACCCCAGAGGGGGTTGTACATGCAACAGATAAAATTATTGAAACACAAAATCCATGATTAAACACGTTCCAGCTGCTCTACGCCTCAAGTTAGCATGCATTGGTTCCCCAGTTTCATCCTTTTtccacaaaaagaaacattttaaaaatacccaGAGAGGATGATATTCTTTTATTCACAGTATTCCTTCAGTAAACGAGGCCGAGCCGCCAGCGGGGACCCAGCGCCCCGGCGCAGAGGAGGGCACCAGGGCTTCCAACTAAGCCGGAGGGCAAGCGCAGCCGTGGCCTGCGTCCGGCCCATGGGAAACCTCTTCCCACTACTGCCTTATCCCGGGAGCGACTGCCCGACGGATCGGCAGTCCCCGGCCACGTGCGAAACCGCCGGCGGTCCGGCACGCCCCACGCCTGTGCCGCAGCCCCCGGACGCCGCGCTCCGCGCTCTCCCCGGGCAGCAGAACCGAGCTGAGCCCCGGCGTCCGCGTTTGCCGGGTGGCAGCTAATCTCCGCCGACGCGCGTGATCTGCGCTAACGACCTGGTAAGCGGTGCAGCCGTGCACCGCGCAGCCCGGGGATGCACGAGGCTCACGCGCGCCCGCCCACGCCTCCGAGCAAAACCGCGCTCCGGCGCTCACCTGGGCTGTTTGCAGATTCCTCTGCTGTCATCTGCATGAGCAGAGCGACTTGCTGGCGCTCGGAGAGCGGGTAGCCGGCCCGGATCCCTGAAAGGCCCATCCCAAAGAGCAAGCCGGGCTTTCGCGTGGCGGGCTCCTTCTTGATCCTCTTCCGCTCTGGACCCTGCTTTTCTGTGATGCAAGGGGACACAAAAGACAGGAAGGTTTCGTCCGTGAATGTCACCGTAACCGAAAACCACCTTCATTGCTGAGCAAAGCGCTCGCAGCAGCTTTCCAAGTCTGGTTTGCTATTCCACAAATTACAAGCAGCCTCTGGGGAAGGAAGCGTCCTCGTGGTAGAAGCGCCGGCGTCTCCCCGCAGCGGCACCCGGGACGGGCGTCCCCGCTCTCGCCCCAGCCAGCGCGGCCGACGGGCTGCCCGGCGCAGGAGGGGCACCTTACCGCGGCCCTTCCCGGCGCAGGTCGCCGGCAGCTTTCTAAcggttttcctcatttttccaagctttctccccctcccccttcgctcccttctccccccaccttcaaACAGcagcgcaggagggagagaagCGAGTCCACAGTGGCGGCCGCTGCCAGTACTGTACCTTCCATCTTGCTTCTAGGAGCCTCCATGTCATGCCATGGCGCTTCGAGGAGCGAACGCAGCCTTATGCCACCACAGCATGGACTGAACTGGAGGCATCTAAAAGCATCAACAGAGAGTGCTAGCGAGACGGGCTGACAGCTCGGACACGTTGCCACCTCACCCCCGTATCGCAGCCACGGCACCGGCTTTGCATTCGGACCACCGCGGCACCGGGAGCCCGGCAGGGACGGTGCTCGGAGGACAGTGCCCGGGCAGCAGCGGGCTGGTCCTCTCCTTCCAGGGAGGGACGCCAGCGCTTCGGCATGCGGGATACGCTCGGAGTCAGGCAGATAAACTGCTCCGCCACAGCTGTGCCTGCATCTCCCCAACTGAAAAAACAGGAGGGAAGGAACCTAACCCCTGCGAGAAGTCTGAATCTGCAGCTTTTCCTAAGCAGGTTTCCGATCTTCCCTATGCAAATATAGATCCCTCTCCCCTACA contains:
- the ANKRD11 gene encoding ankyrin repeat domain-containing protein 11 isoform X2 encodes the protein MEAPRSKMEEKQGPERKRIKKEPATRKPGLLFGMGLSGIRAGYPLSERQQVALLMQMTAEESANSPVDTTPKHPSQSAVCQKGTPNSASKTKDKVNKRNERGETRLHRAAIRGDARRIKELIIEGADVNVKDFAGWTALHEACNRGYYDVAKQLLAAGAEVNTKGLDDDTPLHDAANNGHFKVVKLLLHYGGNPHQSNRKGETPLKVANSPTMVNLLLGKTTYPSSEESSTETSEEEDAPSFAPSSSVDGNNTDSEFEKGLKHKPKAQEPPKTITPVKDEYEFDEDDEQDRVPPVDDKHLLKKDYRKETKANSFISIPKMEVKTYTKNNTITPKKAAHRILSDSSDEEETSVAVGTGEKLRLSTHSILPSSKIREPASTKPQKEKSKVKKKRKKETKSKEVRFGKKNDKFCSSESESENVESEEDDRDSLQSSSCVKDSRLVLKESSLFNSLSASSTSSHGSLASQKHNPNLTEQHSKHWRTDNWKTISSPAWSDVSSLSDSTRTRLTSESDYSSEESSLESLKPVRKKPEHKKKNNPHNTVSEKKNSFHSNVDGAIPKLDKEGKVVKKHKTKHKHKNKEKGQCPISQDIKIIKTFSFEFEDSKQKPEKGLIVETENPVENKLKVLKHEREHCKKEEKLPKGKMEEKEWLFKDETGKSSKEEKSLRKLKDGSKDTSKSFREGLSKSEKEKPVKEKSPKEEKPRIHKEERKKKSKDKQSKSEKKNDLKEEKIAKLEKEKSFKEEKEKCKKEKVYREESGFDEFNNKGQFAESEDTKFSLSDDQQERWFSDLSSDSSFDFKGEDSWDSPVTDFREIKNDTVAKLIIEPVKEEIKDKKKENKTKEKKEYNEKRNEKDTFLKKKERDYVDKNSEKKKDQTERHKVTPSYLPEKDKKRKDSAESVKERKEKDTGETNKDRKDSSDGSKDRKDVKSKQEEPYRDEFKDYGCETFFKDKSDPEFSGKSLESWDRHHSGKEKEKKDAPDKEKKEKAKPEKYKEKSKEGDKEKNEKVAPEKNLKDKELDKSFKEKKETKEKYKDLHNKDKERKSSFDQVKEKKEKNFSADRDDFSEKKEEKKGKEKSWYSIADIFTDESEDERDDYSLTGFKVSEAVGSEMHRLDSLQEKDDGAAAEKELYTDKHRKYSSDRQHSGEKQKEKDSKEKKKDKGTSEGGKEKKEKNSFEKHKEKKDSTEKYKDRKDRTSIDSTQEKKNKQKLPEKAEKKHANDDKVKNKHKEKMDKEHSKEKKSSKGGESEKSLLEKLEEEALNDYRDDSNDKISEISSDSFTDRGQDPGLTSLFESSNLSLTDASEEKFKDSLPLPCLQDKLKEKERHRHSSSSSKKSHEKEKAKKEKTEKKEKTEDFKDSSSRKDSTHYEKDFSVDGEAFSTSYNMKAEPDEEPEKSIDYLFSEKKDKNDSERELSKKAEKEKSYGSSAISTVKEKKKRDKHKEKWKEEKEKHRDKHADGFFKHHKDEPKSTVKDKDSPQVTTFKDKSKEENLKFGETKLKEKLKENQEKDKTESIKISNGNEKITLSKDTGKKDTRPREKLLGDGDLMMTSFERMLSQKDLEIEERHKRHKERMKQMEKMRHRSGDPKLKDKIKSAEEVRKRSLDLATKKPLTLDTQLKDKKLKELGPLTPILSPDNKAQPAVGTDSKDWITGPQLKEILPASPRPDQNRPTGVPTPASVVSCPSYEEVMQTPRTPSCSNEDYTDLMFECADSQHSLPISTMSMNACSPSFFDRYANVSSGLPENPSQTPTRTIPSTNLYRSISVDIRRPAEEEFSVGDKFFRQQSVPATSNYDSPVQHLMEEKVPLPSVPAEKFQCLSPGYYSPDYGVSSPKVEALHCAPGAVSGVAQSPESVFSGLQAKSSPSHRDELLAPSVESALPPDLGMPLDTTEEQQATASIMPPEPTFLPPMEENHFSSAMPEQNNMDWDNPPSRNPDTAIPPSLMANPAEHSVGWSMGSELLMKSPQRFSESPKPPLCSLEPIHPTPVAFIPTDTSYPVSPISYPLSVSEPGLDEVKEDAEEAVPGEIATADEQAPYMSPTRLDTFFNNCKPLPEEAPEIPPEPPCMPTETQAEVVKTPENNYLENNNTAPANTEEPVTWPDPFTNTEDDLDLGPFSLPELPLQPKDVPETEMTEAEPVEESPVTASETSAGIIKASASVIASSEQEEPPASQPTTALPVETEPQAEEQKSEATAQEATSEVLNVPDEKGIEESEAQIFQQTSSESAQVESKEVEPIHEDLSSSSGVAESNSQSCPPPVTTPESGITQESAAARSGSQVSSSQTEAPPGNTQAEIIEPVQKPIAEAPKPPKIEEIPQRITRNRAQMLANQNKQNAASSEKEFPPVSAPSTRAKGRITEEEDSQTQHPRKRRFQRSNQQLQQQINTSTQQTREMIQQTLAAIVDAIKLDDIEPYHSDRSNPYFEYLQIRKKIEEKRKILCYITPQAPQCYAEYVTYTGSYLLDGKPLSKLHIPVIAPPPSLAEPLKELFKQQEAVRGKLRLQHSIEREKLIVSCEQEILRVHCRAARTIANQAVPFSACTMLLDSEVYNMPLENQGDENKSVRDRFNARQFISWLQDVDDKYDRMKTCLLMRQQHEAAALNAVQRMEWQLKVQELDPAGHKSLCVNEVPSFYVPMVDVNDDFVLLPA